Proteins encoded within one genomic window of Mycolicibacterium monacense:
- a CDS encoding MaoC family dehydratase, with translation MKVIRSVDDALALIGEELGVSRWVDIDQSRIDAFADVTMDHQWIHVDVEKAKTESPYGATVAHGFLTLSLIPALSKDNYRVEDAKMGINYGLNKVRFLSAVTAGSRIRVLSHLAAADKVADDTVNLTVRHTVEVDGADKPAAVVELISRWVF, from the coding sequence GTGAAGGTGATCAGGTCCGTGGACGACGCGCTGGCGTTGATCGGCGAGGAACTCGGAGTCAGCCGTTGGGTGGACATCGACCAGAGCCGGATCGACGCCTTCGCCGACGTCACGATGGATCATCAATGGATTCACGTCGACGTGGAGAAGGCCAAGACCGAAAGCCCCTACGGCGCGACCGTCGCGCACGGCTTCCTCACCCTCTCGCTGATCCCCGCATTGAGCAAGGACAACTACCGCGTCGAGGACGCGAAGATGGGCATCAACTACGGGCTCAACAAAGTGCGATTCCTGTCTGCAGTCACGGCGGGCAGTCGTATCCGGGTGCTTTCTCACCTCGCCGCCGCCGACAAGGTCGCCGACGACACCGTTAACCTGACCGTGCGGCACACCGTCGAGGTCGACGGCGCCGACAAACCGGCAGCCGTCGTCGAACTCATCTCCCGGTGGGTGTTTTGA